ttaaaaaattgagcgAAGAAAAGGTAATATATTTAACGAGCTCAAGAGTTAAGCAATGCGTTCGACTAAATTGATTGTATCTACAGGAACAGATAAAAATGAATCTAGAGAAACGACTGCAACAGTCCCTGCTGCAACTCAGCGGAGAGAAAGACAACGAGATAAACCAGTTGCACCAGAGGATAGACGAGATGCAACAGCACATGGAGAATCTGTGCCAGCAGCACGAAGAAGTCCTCCTCAGAGCAGAGAATGATAAGCAGCAAGCTCTTCTTATgggtaataaatatttacagagaTTTATCCCACAGCTTACTGAAACAATATTCATTACAGCTCACCACGACCAGCAAGCACTATTGGAGAAACTCGAGGGCGTCTTGCGCGAAATGGAAGAGGAGAAGACCAACGTCGAACGAATTAAAAGGGAAGGTGCAGCGCGTGCCGAGCAGGAGCGTAACAATACGAACCAACTGCGCGACGAATTAAGCCGCCTTAAGACTAAGTTAGATGAAACGAAGTTGAAAGCAGACGAGGAGAAAATAAAGCTGGACCTGAAGATCGAAGAGCTGTGGAAAGAACGCGAATCGGCGCAGAGGGAGTCTGAGGAACTGCAAGTGCAGTTGCACATGACGGAGGACAGAGTTGATAGCTTGCAGAATCAGCTGCACGAAACGATTCGGAAGCTTAAAGATGGTAAAGTTTATATTTATCTTTTGTGATAACGAAGCTTGTTACTTCTGGTATAATGAACATGCATTTCCAGTTGAAAATCTGAATGAGACGTTTCGCAAAGAATTGGTGGACGTTCGAAGACAATTGGCTGACTCCACGTACGAGAAAGAgaaatataataatagtaacaaaGAGTTACGCGAACATGTGAAGCGCATTGAAAGTGAGAAGAGGGAACAGAGTAGGACCTTGGAAGAATCGTATCAAAAGATTGCGGGTAACGTATACATTATAATTCTGAATTATACTATAGTTGTTTCGCGTGTATTCATACTTTATGGCATTGCGAATTGCGAAGCTCTGGAGGATATGAAAGTGACCATAGACGCGGAAAGGTCTCGCCTGCAAGCGCAGTTTCGCGACATGGAACGGGAAACGCTGCAGCTGCAGAAGCAGCTGCGCTTCACGCAGAACGAACTGCAGAAGTCTCACGATAGCAACACGCAATCGCAGAGCGATGAAAAGGAACTGCAAGCACGACTGACGAATGAGATGGAGGAGAGGGAACGCTTGCAGCTTCAGCTGCATCAGTTGAAGAAACAGGTAGCTAATTAAAACATTGGAACCAGCTAATCGTGAGATATCACTAGCTGCAATACCAATGTGGCGAGTAAAGCCTAGAATTAAAGTGCACCgctcttcttctttctcttctaGCTAATGGACGTGGACAACAGTTTAGAAGTAACAAGACAAGAACTTGGAAGGCTACGCTCGCGtgcggacgaagaggatgaaAGGTGGAGAACCAGGGAGCAAGAGCTGCTGGTGAGACTTGAGGACTGTCGATGTCGCGAAAGGAAGCTGGAGGATCAAAAGCATAATTTGGAAGTTTGCCTGGCTGATGCTTCTCAGCAGATTCAGGAGCTCAAGGTAAAACCCGAATCTGTATTTAAGTTTTACATCGTGAAAATATAATCAAGAAATTGAATATCAATTGCTCAGGCACGTCTTGGAGGATCCGAGGGAAGAGTGAGAGCGTTGGACGCTCAGTTGTCGCAATTGGAAATGGCGAAGAAAGAAGCGGAGCAAAAGTTGAGCAGCGTGGGATCTACCTTACGTCGCATAGCTGGCATTCAAATGGATGGAAGTGTCAACGTGCCCTTTAAACTGATGAGTCCTTCAAGAAGATGGAGTCCAGCGAGAGGTATGCGATTAAGGGGAGGACCTGGTTAAGAGCTGGAGCTAAAGATTTTGCTTTAaatgataatgattgtctaaaTATATTCCTGAAGTTTCAAAGTGAAATTCAAAGTATTTCGGAAGTATCAGCCAGGGGAACCGTAAACTTTAAAACGCTTTTCCTCAAAACTTTTCCTGGGGCGTTTTAGTTAAATAATGACCAATCATCGTTGATGGACtaaaaacatttataaaaaaagtaaattaaacCACTTTTTTGCATAAAAGCAtcgaaattttttcgtcaaaagCATAACTTTCCTTTAAAGtcccacaattttgtcaattttagcCTTTTTTCTTAGCTCTttagttcatcgacaatgtaagtttatgaaaattaagaaaaattttgacTTGTTTATTTCGGGCAAGAACTAGAGGCCCATTTTTGCCGATTTCACAATTCTACTGACAAGGAATATCAATGATTAATCAATTTCGACTCGATgaacttgaaatttttcaattaaaattttgttttcgtatcgtataaatatatattaaaatactcctaaagttttgaaaagatcaactttatttttctgtgtcaaaaaaattcgcgaaaatcaCCTTTTCTGAGCGTCTTCAAACAGGCTCTCCCCTTAATAAACCAACATAAACGATTTGTAATTAATATATGTGTTACGATCCAGTTCAAGATCACTCGGACTCCGTCAGAGACATGATACTCGACGTTGATCCTGAAGTTGTTCGGAAGGGTGTGAGATCTCTCATGCAACAAGTAGCCCAAATTGAACGCGAAAGGGTAGCTACACTTTTTTCTCTTGCAAACTTACAATCATTTTGTAGAACCTTGCAAGATATGTCTGCTTATATTCTAGGACGACTATAAAACTGAATCGTGCAACTTGAAGAAGCAGTTGGCGGAGACTCAAGAAACTCAGAGCAAGACTGACGCTCAAATAAACAATCTACTAACTAATATCAGAATTCTACAGGACGAAAAGAATTCCTTGGAAGTGAAACTTTCTCAGAAGCAGAGTGGTTACGAAATGCAGGTACGGTTTGCTTATATTTTCGTAGAAATCGTAGTTTTATTATCGTGTGTTATGTCTTTTAGTTAAACGCTTTGCAACAAAAAACGGAGGAGTGCGAGCAGTTGCGCGAGAAAGTGGCAGGTCTTGAATTAATGATCGGCAACAGCTCTGAAGAGAAGGCGCAGTGCGAGGTGAGGATATTTTCTGTCTTTTTTAAGGGGGGATTATAATTTATGCAACGCTAAAACAGGCCGATCtctgggaattttttctggacATATTATGAAGCAAATCAGTTTTAAcctttgtatttaatatttgaagatacgaaaattgttttttatgttgaaaatatGCAGTGTAAATGTCGCATGctcttattatttatgaaattatatcaTCGATAAACCTCCAAAACAATAAAAAGGtagaaaattgacaaaattgtagAGCCTAGGAGAAAAAGTACGATTTTTGAGaatagtttggaattatctTGTATGTGCAAGGGCAAGTCGATTGCTTGATTAGTTTTCTCTAAATCACTAACACAAATTTGAAGAAAGTACTTTCGACGCTGCAGCAAGATGCCTCGATAGCGACATCtacaatacatattttcaatatacaattattttttttcgtatcttcaaatgttaagtataaagccataaaaatgttcaaaatgatttacttcataatttctccaaaaaaaattcccaaagatcggCCTGTTTTACCCTTAAACACTTATCTTATTACTATCAAATTATTCTGTAGGACAAGCTAGACAAGCTGAAGCAAGCTTTGAACAGAACAGAAAATGAGAAGCGTAATCTGCAAGAGGAGCTTAACAGAAGCGAGTCTCGTGCCACGAAGCTGGAGTTGCAGAGAATGTCGTTGGAGGGTGATCTCCAACGACTGCAAATGATGTTCCAGGAGAAGGAAACGAATATTCACGTACGTTGCCTGTATGACTTTTAATCCCCCGATAAgaagtaataaatatttctaacaaTTGCACAGAAACTACACGAGCGAAGTGAAATGCAGAATCGAGCCATGGCCAGTTTAGAAGAGCGCTGCGCTTCGTTGAAGTCCACGGTAGAACAGTTGAACGTTGCCTTAGAAAAAGCATCGAACTCGGAGAGCGAATTGAAGGGAGAAATAAATTCTCTGCAGCGCAATGTCATGGAGCTTACAACCACTTTGCAGGCTTCGAATGAAAAGATCAAGCAGGTATCTAGATACGAATTTTCAATGTCTATGTAAAATTCCGAGGAACGATCGTTGCAATTTTATTCCAGCTACAAAAACAATTAACGAATACCGAGAACGAGCGCAGGATTCTATCGGAACGCGTGGAATCTCTGCAACAGTCTCTGAGCGACATGAAGCACACGAATCAAACTCTAACCGATCAAATCACACGTCTGCAAAATGAGCTGGCGAACAACGAGGTGCAACGTTGTACCTTGGAATCCCAACTGAGATTGGTTAGCTACCCAACGCAAGAAGAAAGTGCGAATAAAGACGACGAGCTGCTGCGACAGCTGCAAACAGCGCAGAGGGAGAGGAGCGAGATGAGAGGAAAGGTGGACGCTCTTGCTGACAAAGTGAGTATCATCCTTCAGGAATATTAGAGCAGCGCTGATGCATTTCTTCGTATTCTAGGTGAAATTATTGGAAACCGATAAGCGCAATTTAGAGCGTCAGTTGTCCCTGCTTAAATCAACCAGTGCTCGCAGTAAAAGCTACGAACGTCCTGAGAAAGCGCACACAGAACTATTGGGCTCCAGTTTCGATTTGGACCATTTCGAGCAGGAGAACAGAGAGCTGCGATTGAAGCTGCGCAGACTAGAGACTCAGCTCGCGGAGAAGGAAGCGGAACTCATAAGAGTGAAGTCGAGTTACACGCACACTCATTCAGTATTCGACTACAGTCGAGATAGAACCGGGGAGATCGAAAGGCTCAGAGCAGCCCAGTTGCAAGCGGAGAAGCTGTTGGAAGCCAGAGAGCAGAGTCATCGTCAGCAAGTCTTGCGCCTGGAGAATCAGGTACTAATTTCTTATTCTTCTCTGTTCCTAATCGTTGCAAATATATTTCCTAAGAACGAATGTGTGAACAGATTCAATTGCTGCGCGAGCAACTCAACCAGGAAATAAAGCGTCGACAATTGTACGTGCTGCGAAGCTCGAGGGCTGGAAGGGAAATGCAGCAATTGAGACAGGCTTTAGGCGATTCGTTGAGAACAGTCGCACAGGATCCTTCATTGGACGCAGTACTGCTAGAGCACGAAGCTCGAAAATTGGACTCCACTTTGACAAGTACTACCAGCCTGCCGCCGTCGTTAGCTTTACCTCCTCCGTCGTCTTACGATAGATCTTCCACGCCAGCACAGCTCAAATGAATCGCCTCGCTATTTTAGACTGAATCGAACACGAAAACTGCCAATGTTCAATGACACTTAGGAGAAGAGTAGCGTATAACAATTCTTCCATTCGTGGGAACATGGGATAACCGTAACTTATGCTAGTCACAATTGTATTTAAAATCAATTGCCGTATATGAGCGGGAGATCGGTGATTAATGTACCGTCCACGTAAACTTTAGGGGAATGTTAGTTAATGACGTTAAGATGGGTATCGCAACTTTTTGATAACAGTACCTTGGCGTATTGAAGTTTCTATGTACTTTTTTTATACAACTTTAGGAGCTGTTTAAGGGGACAGTCTTTTTGGAATATTTATTACAGTACGATGTAGGTGCCTCGATGGAAACTACTCCGAAGCTGAGGGATGCCTGGGCCGTAATAAGAGGCCCTTGTTTTTCGAACGATTTCTATATTGTACTACTTTCCGTGTGAGCTTCGTAATAATTAAGGTGCGAAGAGAACCTAGTATCCCAATCCGTCCACGTGTTACGATAACTTTAACTCACATCGCGGCAATTAAATGTATAAGTTGATTATCAACTTGGTTTTGTATcgtgttatttttaaaatgcaTGTTCGGATTGCCAAGCGTACGCTTATGATCCGTATAATGGAAGGCGCTTTCCGGGTAAGTTGTGCTGGTAAGAATAATGCTATCTTTAGTCTCGTCCAGAGACCAAAGAGTATCACCGAACGAAAGCATTGTAGAGATATGCTTCTGAGTACGCGATTAGACGAGTCACTGAAATCTATCTAGCATAGACCGTAGGGAAtggtattttattaaaagagtACCGAAAACGACATATTTGGCGAACAGTGGATTGTGTCTATTCTTTACTATTGAGAATATAGACATCTAATCCAGCCAAAAGTGTTTAGCTGACTCAATCGAGTTGTCCTGCTTGCGGATCATGAAAACCTGAAGTACTAGCGAGACGCGCGAACGTTGAGGAGGAAACGAAACGTTCCATTAATTCCGTACGTTAATGCTCAAACTTAATTGCCATAGAATTCTTCGATAGATCGGTTAGTAAAGGTGTAGCGATACGTAACGTTCTTTTCTGCATTTATATTTTCAACTGCCATCGTttaaatttattgttatggCGAGCGAAATGatcgaagtgaaaattcatctATTCAAATTGGGAATGAGATTGTAGGGAAACAAAAGGTAGGTTTTATGATGCTAGTCACGATGAAGCAACGTTATTGCGtttaatattgtataattatatGATGCGTTAATGAATGTTCACTTTTGTAGAGATACGTATACTTATATATACAATAAACTATTGCAAATTTAGTGTAGAGTTTTGAATCTTGATCTTTCGTGAATAACTTCGAATATTAAGAAGAGCAATGAAAGATTGCGATGCTACGAACCTTAGTGAAAGTTGATCAAAagtttttgaagaaaattttatagtaaatattaaatttacaaagcgGAGGACTTTAAGGATTTCAAtgatcttgaaatatgttgtcaaggtcaacgTTCCGCACatctttttcctatacatataACCGTTGCTCGGTTTCAGTCTCCGAAATGTTCGTAAAAAAGGCATTACGTGGCGTTATTTATTTGCAGTTGATGAATATCGTTTGTAATATTATATTGATATCAGCACAGGGGCGGATTCGTGTATAggttaagtaggctgcagcctagggcggcaaatttgggggaatagcaaatttcggggagcggcaaattttggagcgTGAAAAATTTTGAGTGCCAAATTTTGGAGCGTGAAAAATTTTGAttgccaaattttggggagcatcaaaatttggggagcggtaaatttttaaaagtgccgaattttgggaagcggcaaattttgagaagcatcaaatttggggatcgacaaattttgggggtgCCAAATCTCGAAATCCGCCCTTGCATTAGCATTACATATTATCAATGTGAAAGTCGGAGGAATGTTGTTACGTTTTGTTACAACAGAAGTGAGAACTTCAAACGAGTCGATTACTCAGAGAACGGCCGCGTGGGACTCAGTGGCGCTGTAGTCCACACCACGGACCCCCGTGTCATAGATGGGAATGCCGTTTTCCATAGCGTGCCTCGAGAGGCAGGAGTGGGGTAGACACTTTTCTATTCGTCAGTGTAGGTGCATATAACTTCTTGTTGTCCAATCACATCTCTGTTCTCTGCAGTCCACTTTGGCGCGCACGTTCCATTCAAATTCCGTTGGCGCGTTGCGAGTTGCGATactcgctctagcggcgtttagcACAAGCTCTTGGAGCGTGAAgtcgaactttaaagagttaagaatgaagtttgttacttttgaaatttgttttgacGTCTTtcttatcgctcgaaaacaatgtaaaaaaaagaggaacgaatgtacgaagaagcctgtttcttcgcctcgcaattcatcTGCGATGTTGTAAAAGCACGGACGTGTTATAATAAAACTTAACTTTTcatcaatctttaaatatttttgttcgtttcttaatagttctggttaatattgaataatttaatttagttcagttcagtaatctttatttcgttcaaagttattcgttacaaattgtcttgttcaaccaacttcgcacgattcgcgAGCAGAACCCTTTTGGGTTCCACGGACACTGAAATTGAAATTCCCTCAAATATTCAGAATTCCCAGCCGGCCCCGCAACAGCGCTCAACTACCGCGCCAATTCAGCGCTATGTATGCAGAAAACTTCACTCCCGCCCATTTACACACCACTCGCGTTTCTATCTTTATTATCCACACACTCAACGGTTAATCAAACCAATCAGATTGcagagaattcaaatttaaacgAACATCCAACGCGATCTTGTTCAACTGACGGTTATAGCACCATAGCACGCGAAGAACAGTCGCCATGTAATCGGAACGCGCAAATATTAATCAAAAGTTACTTAACAATGTCGGACAGCATAAAAGTTGCGATTAAAGTAAGACCCTTAATCAGACGGGAAAAGGAGGACAATTTGGCTGTGCAATGGGTGGTCCAGGACAATTCCATTGTCTCCACGGACCCCGAGATGAAAAAGCGTGGAGATGGTGGATTCTGTTTCGGTGTGCATTTATTCTTCTGCGGTGTATATTTCTCGCTCTTAACACAGTTCATCGAGCCGTGCTCTCATTATCTGCTTCGTTTGCAGATCACATTTTCGATATGAATGCATCCAACTCGGATGTGTTCACCACCGTAGTGAAACCGATCGTCGACGCTGCCGTTAACGGCTTTAACGGGACAGTTTTTGCCTACGGTCAGACTAGCTCCGGCAAGACTTACACGATGATGGGCACGCCGGATGAGCCAGGAATCATACCGCTCGCGGTAGAATACATGTTCGACGCTATCGCCAGCACTGCTCGACGTGAATTTCTATTAAGGTATGCGTACACTGTTCTTAAAGAAAGCACTGAAGCCAGGGCCGTCTTAGCAATTTTGAGCGCCCTGGGCTAGAAAAATTTCCATTTTCTTCCCAATTGGTGCAAGGCGGTACATCATATAGACCCAGCCCTCCATGCATAAGATGAAGCACAAGATAAACAGatcttatataaatatatatataacattttaCACTCGCAAAAGCGATTGCTGCACCGAACCGCTGCCGTTGCACCACACTGCACGCAACAGCAACGTCTCAGCTTCATCTACCCAGAGAACCAGCTCTCGCAGTTCCCTTCTCGCAGATCTTCCTTTGCTATTTCAGTGTTCTGGGATTTGTCATGCTCCACCTTGTGCACGGAGAGTTAAAGGTTGTTGTGTATCtcctttaataaaaaattgaaaagaaaaaagcaTTTCGACTAGTGATGGGATCAACTATATCGGAAGTAGGTTCGAATCTGACTGTATAGCTTCGAACAGTTCAAGAGTACTTCGGAAAAAAAAAACCACTACTTTCAAGCAGACTCGAACCTTGACGAGAAAGGTTTGAACTCTCGATaagaactttgagaaacgtcagcggtacttgcaagtataatcgaaccctgactatttatagattcaaattttttaactgaaaactatacctaaaacatcaagctacaatatccaatattaacttgcgttcaatctagtaccaaatacgaaatacaatgaaaagtattttaagtggtacgatattggcaattcTCAGCTATGTAGATTTTTGTCTTTCAGGGTTCAAATACTACTTTtacgagattcgattctttcaaacgtcGAAGTACATTCTAGAACTCTTCCGGTACTTTTTCTGAGGTTCGAAACCGGCTTCTATAACCCAAGTACTTTTGAGGTATATAGAAATAAACGTCAGCTCttatgagtagtattcgaatcccatgaagtgaaacttttgtattagaattgactcggattcatgagtacatattgaacttgatcccatccctaATTTCGACATACTTGATACTTAAGTGCCCTAGGATCACTGGCTCTTGTGGGCTACGGACCATTTAATGCACTAGATAAGGAGGCCCTGGTCAAAGTATTGGGATGTTTCGAGTTGAGAATTCTAATTTCCAGAGTCTCGTACTTGGAGATTTATAACGAACGAGTAAACGACCTGTTGAACACAAGCAACACGGATTTGAAATTGAAGGAAGACAGTAGtggacaaattattttattgtgcaagGAAGAAATCACCAATTGCCCTGAGAATGTTTTGTCCATTATGAAGAAAGGgaacaaaaataaaagaataggcGAAACGAATATGAACGAACGGAGCAGTAGGAGTCACACTATATTCAGGATTGTAAGTTTATATGAAAACTCTGATTTAGATGTGGAATTTCAAAGTCCTTCTGTTTAGACAATCGAGAGCAGAGAGACTGGAGGGAGCTCCGAAGGTGCGATACAGGTCTCGCAGTTGAACTTGGTAGACCTCGCTGGTTCGGAGAGAGCCAGGCAAACAGGTGCAACCGGCGAGAGATTTAAAGAAGGCAGGCACATTAATCTGTCCCTTTCCACTTTGGGCTTAGTTATCATGCAGCTAAGCGATTCGCAGGATACTCAAAAGCATGTAAACTTCCGCGACAGCAAGTTAACGAGGCTGCTACAAAACTCGCTGGGTGGTAACGCCATGACGGCGATAATATGTGCCGTGACATCTGCTGCGCTGGAGGAGACGCAGTGCACTTTATCGTTAGTATATCATTGTTATCTACAAAATGTTAAATATCTCTATCGCTTCGTTTGAAACTTTCAGATTCGCATCCCGAGCTAAAAGCGTAAAGAACAAGCCACATATCAACGAAGTGATGTCAGACGCAGCGCTCTTAACACGCTACGCGAAGCAGTTGTCTAAGCTCCAAGCAGAATTAGAAGTACATTACTTCAGTTTTTGCCCCAATGATTATTCTAGGTCTCTATAAACACGACTGCAATTACGTGACATTATTTCAGAAAATGAAAAGTCAGAATCGGTGTGCCGAAGTGGAAGAGATGGAGACGAAGTTACAGGAGAAGGACCGTATCAATCAGCTGCTGGAAGAGCGCATAGAAATGTTGAAGACTCGTATCGTTTCTGGAGACACTACAACTGAGGAGACGTTTAAATCCAAGTGTAAGAGAAGGCAGACGTGGGGAGGTCCTGGCGTGTCCAGTCAACATCTGCCCGTCTTCAAGCCTACGAACAATTTGCCAACGATCAGGGAAACATCTTTCGAGAAACCGCATAGGAAGAGCATTATCCAGTCTGCCGACTTAATGAATCAAAGTACGTATATTATATATCAACGCGTGACTTTGCATTCACACTCGTTTCATCGTTCGCAGCATTTCAAACAGCTTTCACGGATTTCGAGCTGGAGCTGTTCGAGAGTGAAAGGGACCGCGTGAACGAGGAGACCTTTACTGACAGCGACGAAGAACCATTTGTCACGAAACGTAACACGCATCGCGTCACGTTTAGGGATGACGTATTTACTATTAGAGCAAAGAGCAGCACATCACCGGAGGAAACTAGTATCGAGGTAACACCAGAGAAGTGTAGCATGTCTACGCAGACAGCGAGGTAATTACAGGGCATTAACAATTGTTCTTCTTCACGTTGCTTtcatctatatcgaaaaatttgtaACAGTTACCAGGCGTCTCCATCAACGCCGACACATACTTTGCGgcaatatatatgtacattagCAAATGATTACAAAGAACTTCTCGAATTCACGACCCTGGAGAAACAATTATTGTGCCACGAGAATCACTGCTGCGTACATGTAAGTATGATCGATGTTGCGTTCGCTAACCGTGGATGAAGTTGCTCGTTACTCTTCTTTCCCCAGGAAGGCGAGGTGCGGAATAAAGCGGAATACAGTACAGAAGTGAAGGAACGGCTGGAACGTCTGAATCTTGCTAGAGAATGTAATATAGATCGTATAATTACCGAATTATGCGATAAACTCGACGAAGCTGATGCGAAGAGCAGGCAAGATATAGACAGCAATAAAAAGAAGGTGAAGCAATTCGCGGAATTGCAGAAACAGATTCAAAATATCACCTCCGAGAAAGACGAGTTCGAATATATGAGTCGAGAGCTGCGCGCGCAATTAAAAGCGAAGACCACGGAGTTGGATTTGAAGATTATGTACGAGGAAAATATGAAGGAGCCGGAATTTAAGAGGATCGCGGAGCTCGAGAAGCAAATGGACTGTCTTGTTTCAGAGAAAGAGATGTTGGAACGCGTGAACGCTGAATTGCGCACCGAGTCGACGAAGAAGATCGCAGAAGTGCAAAAGCAGCTTGAGTATGTGACTTCCGAGAGAGACGAGTTCCAGCACATGCGCCAAGAACTCCGCGTGGAGTTGAATAAAACGTCGCTGGAGCTGCAGAAATTGAAGAACGACCCAGCAAGTGTGAGAGAGGAAATGATAGTAGATATTAAGGAATTGGAAAAACGGATCGAAGATGTTACATCCGAGAAGAGCAAGCTCGAACGTGTTAACGCTGAGTTAAATGACAGAGTTTTAGAACTTGAAGCGACAGTAACGTCGGAGCAAACTGCGCGTCGAGAGGTAACTGAACAGGTTTCGAAGTTACAAGGGGAAATCCAAAGTGTGACAGTGGAGAAAAACGAATTTGAACGTGTCAAAACTGAACTCGATCACGCTGTGTCTGAATTGAAGCTGGAGATAACGTCGCAAGAATCTGAAGCTCGGGAAGCCAGAGGAAAGATTTCTGAACTAGAAAGTCGGATCGAAAGTGTGATGTCCGAGAGGAATGAATTGCAACGTGTAAATACCGAAATGGAATCAAAGATCGTGGTAGAACAAACTGCGAGTCAAGATGCAATGGTCAAGGTTTGTGAGCTGAAGAAACAGATTGAGGATATGGCATCTGAGAAAAATGAATTCGAACGGTTAAGTGGGGAACTGAATCGGAAGATTGCTGAGTTGCAATCGCAGATTGTATCGGAACGGACTGCAAACCAAAATGGAATTGAGAGGACTTCTCAGTTGGAAGTAGAAATTGAAAGTATAACATCCGAGAGAAATGAATTGCAGCGTATAAATACCGAATTGGATCAGAAAACTTCTGAACTGGAATCGAAGATCGCGGCAGAACAAACTACGAGCCAAACTGCAATGGAGAGGATTTCTCAGTTGGAAGTAGAAATTGAAAGCGTGACACTCGAGAAAACTGAATTGGAGCGCATAAATGTTGAATTAAGCCAGAAGACTTGTGATTTCGAGTCGAAGATCGTGGTAGAACAAAATGCAGCGGAGAAGGTTCGTGAGATGGAAAAACAGATTGGGAGTATAACATCTGAGAAAAATGAATTCGAACGTCTAAATGGAGAACTGAATCGGAAGATTACTGAATTGGAATCGCAAATGATATCAGAACGGACTGCAAGCCAAAATGGAATGGAAAATATCTCTCAATTAAAAGTACAAATTGAAAGTGTCACATCTGAGAAAAATGA
The nucleotide sequence above comes from Andrena cerasifolii isolate SP2316 chromosome 2, iyAndCera1_principal, whole genome shotgun sequence. Encoded proteins:
- the Root gene encoding ciliary rootlet coiled-coil, rootletin isoform X1 — encoded protein: MERRRPPFLRGPSKTKETDRSAGRMDSARSTASAAGDRASDEDLSPDALVRQNYELRHRLEEEAANYKRRLDTYRQAQQHQAALVSRLQAKVLQYKQRCSELESQMTETTAYDTSKVSSSTPPAVSALDSAHQTLRDIREEQIHDLDTALKKLAEERKRCEKLLQINTTLKDQLEESHQTNEALTNDLQKLSNDWGILREELAIKEDEWREEEQAFNDYYTSEHNRLLNLWRDVVSVKRLFAEVKSTTERDLLKMKNSVTSTFNDVSSACSNTGFAMKMHAAVQPMISHQVQQAQEQVTTDLKIELSTLKQQYDVAQNEIRAKEEKINQLIRDVHNLEEKCGEAEAEAHRNTRIQDDIEILQSALRDIAHAVIQDAEARDIESSQAPPHLHLSPSAPIPQRSPKRGTRSNTIPAFAESTISAVQAALHKYQLTIHELQVKLQSNKEQLSTTRKQCENAEENIKSLEKRVEELITELDAARSQCSQLNQEKDMLQKGLDTVRIEKNALDKSRVELNSMMENLNTDYEKLQKANNKLQKLCDNLEDEKLYLQSELGRVSKEAELRELNLHSEEDRCSKMREELLTLREELNKAYLTKDMLEQQKLETDGLISQIEKNKGDLELELERVLLEKSDVQEVLMKLETVCSNHEHEKHRLQEELKKVMEEKTRLANQCADQQGDLGSLRKELLQAEQTRLDLESEKVTLNEKVKFLEIEKEKIEIELAQITRERGDLSNQLSVLARKKESLNEELMRVRQRLEQANEMNGRINRNLEDLVKDNEEKQVLLESNEKEVQRLQEQLASMRSEKEALEGVLFDTQTNLESTHVKKTQLEKEQKELLVKQESLKGQVERLVKELENSEKRTQEIKQSLTQQSGDQEVEFQQIITNVKKHSDDTIKKLSEEKEQIKMNLEKRLQQSLLQLSGEKDNEINQLHQRIDEMQQHMENLCQQHEEVLLRAENDKQQALLMAHHDQQALLEKLEGVLREMEEEKTNVERIKREGAARAEQERNNTNQLRDELSRLKTKLDETKLKADEEKIKLDLKIEELWKERESAQRESEELQVQLHMTEDRVDSLQNQLHETIRKLKDVENLNETFRKELVDVRRQLADSTYEKEKYNNSNKELREHVKRIESEKREQSRTLEESYQKIAALEDMKVTIDAERSRLQAQFRDMERETLQLQKQLRFTQNELQKSHDSNTQSQSDEKELQARLTNEMEERERLQLQLHQLKKQLMDVDNSLEVTRQELGRLRSRADEEDERWRTREQELLVRLEDCRCRERKLEDQKHNLEVCLADASQQIQELKARLGGSEGRVRALDAQLSQLEMAKKEAEQKLSSVGSTLRRIAGIQMDGSVNVPFKLMSPSRRWSPARVQDHSDSVRDMILDVDPEVVRKGVRSLMQQVAQIERERDDYKTESCNLKKQLAETQETQSKTDAQINNLLTNIRILQDEKNSLEVKLSQKQSGYEMQLNALQQKTEECEQLREKVAGLELMIGNSSEEKAQCEDKLDKLKQALNRTENEKRNLQEELNRSESRATKLELQRMSLEGDLQRLQMMFQEKETNIHKLHERSEMQNRAMASLEERCASLKSTVEQLNVALEKASNSESELKGEINSLQRNVMELTTTLQASNEKIKQLQKQLTNTENERRILSERVESLQQSLSDMKHTNQTLTDQITRLQNELANNEVQRCTLESQLRLVSYPTQEESANKDDELLRQLQTAQRERSEMRGKVDALADKVKLLETDKRNLERQLSLLKSTSARSKSYERPEKAHTELLGSSFDLDHFEQENRELRLKLRRLETQLAEKEAELIRVKSSYTHTHSVFDYSRDRTGEIERLRAAQLQAEKLLEAREQSHRQQVLRLENQIQLLREQLNQEIKRRQLYVLRSSRAGREMQQLRQALGDSLRTVAQDPSLDAVLLEHEARKLDSTLTSTTSLPPSLALPPPSSYDRSSTPAQLK